Proteins encoded within one genomic window of Jiangella mangrovi:
- the pknB gene encoding Stk1 family PASTA domain-containing Ser/Thr kinase, producing MDLSVSDAPVGRLLDGRYRIEALLARGGMATVYKATDTRLDRPVALKIMHAELAADDDFVARFIGEARAVAQLSDPNVVNVFDQGEDDGAVYLAMEYIPGRTLRDVLHERGRLGADLALEVAESVLSALAAAHRAGIVHRDVKPENVLVGNDGRVKVADFGLARANSSSSKTTRGLLGTVSYISPEQALGERATPRSDVYSAGIMLYELLTGKTPHEGPTDFVVVRSHIDDDVPPPSEAVPLPAPVDDLVLTATAREPRKRYADAGTFLAAVRSTRSAIAGVPLVEPEDDPELTEIHAEPRDSAGVTLDEALAGTVLAGQVGRVHGYDAADADETDHDFTDDDGVRRTDSRAGTSHARVEESHPGSTRRIDAPLSIRFTEDDDGGSGDEPRAGSRAARAAEARARAATHRRTEQARSRRGLYLFLFVLLLAVGVATAAWWYGSGRWEATPSLLDLSAEQAEARAQEDGFTAVNGGEEFSETVEAGLVLSTRPGPGERLLGGGEITYVLSKGPERYEVPTLTGLTVEAAQELAEPLAMTIRAEDPVWNDDVEAGLIITQSVEVGEQVRRDTEVVVTVSRGPEPVEIQDFTGQPADQAETALTEAGFRVNKTEEHNADVAAGTVIRQDPASGTGFRQDEITIVVSLGPELIEVPNVIGERVERAEQMVREAGFQPEIVDLIPGIGGGGRGDRIQRQEPEPGTPLAPNSVVRIIHF from the coding sequence TGCATGCGGAGCTGGCCGCCGACGACGACTTCGTGGCCCGGTTCATCGGCGAGGCCCGCGCCGTCGCCCAGCTGTCGGACCCCAACGTCGTCAACGTCTTCGACCAGGGCGAGGACGACGGCGCCGTCTACCTGGCCATGGAGTACATCCCGGGCCGCACGCTGCGCGACGTCCTGCACGAGCGCGGGCGGCTGGGTGCCGACCTCGCCCTCGAGGTCGCCGAGTCGGTGTTGTCGGCGCTCGCCGCGGCGCACCGGGCCGGCATCGTCCACCGCGACGTGAAGCCCGAGAACGTGCTGGTCGGCAACGACGGCCGGGTCAAGGTCGCCGACTTCGGGTTGGCCCGCGCCAACAGCAGCTCCTCGAAGACCACCCGCGGCCTGCTCGGCACCGTTAGCTACATCTCCCCCGAGCAGGCGCTGGGTGAGCGGGCCACGCCGCGCTCCGACGTCTACTCCGCCGGCATCATGCTCTACGAGCTGCTGACCGGGAAGACTCCGCACGAGGGACCCACCGACTTCGTGGTGGTGCGCAGCCACATCGACGACGACGTCCCGCCGCCCTCCGAGGCGGTGCCGCTGCCGGCCCCCGTCGACGACCTCGTGCTGACAGCCACGGCGCGCGAGCCACGGAAGCGCTATGCCGACGCAGGTACGTTCCTCGCCGCGGTCCGGTCCACCCGCTCCGCCATCGCCGGTGTCCCGCTGGTCGAGCCCGAGGACGACCCCGAGCTCACCGAGATCCACGCCGAACCGCGCGACTCCGCCGGCGTCACCCTCGACGAAGCGCTGGCCGGCACCGTCCTCGCCGGGCAGGTCGGCCGCGTGCACGGGTACGACGCCGCCGACGCCGACGAGACCGACCACGACTTCACCGACGACGACGGCGTCCGGCGCACCGACAGCCGCGCCGGCACGTCGCACGCCCGCGTCGAGGAGAGCCACCCCGGCTCGACCCGCCGCATCGACGCGCCGCTCTCGATCCGCTTCACCGAGGACGACGACGGCGGCAGCGGCGACGAGCCGCGGGCCGGCTCCCGGGCGGCGCGCGCGGCCGAGGCACGCGCCCGCGCCGCCACCCATCGCCGCACCGAGCAGGCCCGCAGCCGCCGCGGCCTCTACCTGTTCCTGTTCGTCCTGCTGCTGGCCGTCGGCGTCGCCACCGCGGCCTGGTGGTACGGGTCCGGACGGTGGGAGGCCACGCCGTCGCTGCTCGACCTCAGCGCCGAGCAGGCCGAGGCACGTGCCCAGGAGGACGGATTCACGGCGGTCAACGGCGGCGAGGAGTTCTCCGAGACCGTCGAGGCCGGCCTGGTCCTGAGCACCCGCCCCGGCCCCGGCGAGCGGCTGCTGGGCGGCGGCGAGATCACCTACGTCCTCTCCAAGGGCCCGGAGCGCTACGAGGTCCCGACGCTGACGGGGCTCACCGTCGAGGCCGCGCAGGAGCTCGCCGAGCCGTTGGCGATGACCATCCGCGCCGAGGACCCGGTCTGGAACGACGACGTCGAGGCGGGCCTGATCATCACCCAGAGCGTCGAGGTGGGCGAGCAGGTCCGCCGCGACACCGAGGTCGTGGTCACCGTGAGCCGCGGCCCGGAGCCCGTCGAGATCCAGGACTTCACCGGACAGCCGGCCGATCAGGCCGAGACCGCGCTCACCGAAGCCGGATTCCGGGTGAACAAGACCGAGGAGCACAACGCCGACGTCGCCGCGGGCACCGTCATCCGGCAGGACCCCGCCAGCGGCACCGGATTCCGTCAGGACGAGATCACGATCGTGGTGTCACTCGGGCCGGAATTGATCGAGGTTCCGAATGTCATCGGCGAAAGGGTGGAAAGGGCCGAGCAAATGGTCCGCGAGGCAGGATTCCAGCCCGAGATCGTCGACCTCATCCCCGGCATCGGCGGCGGCGGCCGCGGCGACCGCATCCAGCGCCAGGAGCCCGAGCCGGGCACGCCGCTCGCTCCCAACTCCGTCGTCCGGATCATCCACTTCTGA
- a CDS encoding deoxyribonuclease IV: protein MTAALALLGTHLPVAGKLVALPERAAGMGASSVQVFLGNPRGWAMTPGDPDTDAAFRTAADDHGLTVLVHAAYLVNLGSPVPETAQRSAAALAHSLRRAREVGARGVVVHTGSCVTAGSRDDAMRQVRELLLPLLDELDASPGGPDLLLEPTAGQGQSLCATVDDLGPYLAALDHHRRALVCLDTCHLFAAGHDLAAEGGMTAMLDRFADVAGADRLAAVHANDSMDVCGSFRDRHQRIGKGHIGAAAFGELLHHKSVAGLPVVLETPGGPPAYAEDLSLLKELQPSSQK, encoded by the coding sequence GTGACCGCTGCACTCGCCCTGCTGGGCACCCACCTCCCTGTCGCCGGCAAGCTGGTGGCGCTGCCCGAACGCGCCGCCGGCATGGGCGCCTCCTCGGTGCAGGTGTTCCTCGGCAACCCGCGCGGCTGGGCCATGACGCCCGGCGACCCTGACACCGACGCCGCCTTCCGCACGGCCGCCGACGACCACGGCCTGACGGTGCTCGTCCACGCCGCGTACCTGGTCAACCTCGGGAGCCCGGTGCCCGAGACGGCGCAGCGCTCGGCCGCCGCTCTGGCGCACTCGCTGCGCCGGGCCCGCGAGGTCGGCGCGCGCGGCGTCGTCGTGCACACCGGCTCGTGCGTCACGGCGGGCAGCCGCGACGACGCCATGCGCCAGGTCCGCGAGCTGCTGCTACCGCTGCTCGACGAGCTCGACGCCTCCCCCGGCGGCCCCGACCTGCTGCTCGAGCCGACCGCCGGCCAGGGCCAGTCCCTGTGCGCGACGGTGGACGACCTCGGCCCGTACCTCGCCGCGCTGGACCACCATCGGCGCGCGCTGGTCTGCCTCGACACCTGCCACCTGTTCGCGGCCGGCCACGACCTCGCCGCCGAGGGCGGCATGACCGCCATGCTGGACCGCTTCGCCGACGTCGCCGGCGCCGACCGGCTGGCCGCGGTGCACGCGAACGACTCCATGGACGTGTGCGGCTCGTTCCGCGACCGGCACCAGCGCATCGGCAAGGGGCACATCGGCGCCGCGGCGTTCGGCGAGCTGCTGCACCACAAATCGGTCGCCGGATTGCCCGTGGTGCTGGAGACGCCGGGTGGCCCTCCGGCTTATGCCGAAGATCTTTCGCTGCTGAAGGAATTACAGCCGAGTTCCCAGAAATAA
- the aroF gene encoding 3-deoxy-7-phosphoheptulonate synthase, whose protein sequence is MVVVMSPDATPEQIDAIVARVLSTGGEAFVSRGVQRTIIGLVGDVDDFRALNLRGMPGVADVIAVSTPYKLVSVDHQPARSTVVVGTGTGAHPVMIGPDTFTLIAGPCAVESLEQTLEAAEMAKAAGATMLRGGAFKPRAAPRDFQGLGKVGLHILAEVREVTGLPVVTEVIDAADVDLVSGYADMLQVGARNMQNTALLQAVGRARKPVLLKRGIQATVEEWLMAAEYVAQRGNLDIVLCERGIRTFETATATTLDIAAVPIAQRLSHLPVIVDPSHSAGRRDLVLPLSRAAIAVGADGILVDVHPDPEAALCDGPQALAGADVRELASTLRRLVPASGRRLGEPSPAVM, encoded by the coding sequence ATGGTGGTCGTGATGTCGCCCGATGCGACGCCGGAACAGATCGACGCCATCGTGGCGCGGGTGCTCTCCACGGGCGGCGAGGCTTTCGTCAGCCGCGGCGTGCAGCGCACCATCATCGGACTCGTCGGCGACGTCGACGACTTCCGCGCGCTCAACCTGCGCGGCATGCCCGGCGTGGCCGACGTCATCGCGGTCTCGACGCCGTACAAGCTCGTCAGCGTCGACCACCAGCCCGCCCGCAGCACCGTCGTCGTCGGCACCGGCACCGGGGCGCACCCGGTCATGATCGGCCCCGACACCTTCACCCTGATCGCCGGCCCGTGCGCCGTCGAGTCGCTCGAGCAGACGCTCGAGGCGGCCGAGATGGCCAAGGCCGCCGGCGCCACCATGCTGCGCGGCGGCGCCTTCAAGCCGCGCGCCGCGCCCCGCGACTTCCAGGGTCTGGGCAAGGTCGGGCTGCACATCCTGGCCGAGGTCCGCGAGGTCACCGGGCTCCCCGTCGTCACCGAGGTCATCGACGCCGCCGACGTCGACCTCGTCAGCGGCTACGCCGACATGCTGCAGGTCGGCGCGCGCAACATGCAGAACACCGCGCTGCTGCAGGCGGTCGGCCGGGCCCGGAAGCCGGTGCTGCTCAAGCGCGGCATCCAGGCCACCGTCGAGGAGTGGCTCATGGCGGCCGAGTACGTCGCCCAGCGCGGCAACCTCGACATCGTGCTGTGCGAGCGCGGCATCCGCACCTTCGAGACGGCCACCGCCACGACGCTCGACATCGCCGCGGTGCCCATCGCGCAGCGGCTGTCGCACCTGCCGGTCATCGTCGACCCGTCCCACTCCGCCGGGCGGCGCGACCTCGTGCTGCCGCTCTCGCGGGCGGCCATCGCCGTCGGCGCCGACGGCATCCTGGTCGACGTCCACCCCGACCCCGAGGCGGCGCTGTGCGACGGTCCGCAGGCGCTGGCCGGGGCCGACGTGCGCGAGCTCGCGTCGACGCTGCGGCGGCTGGTGCCGGCGTCGGGGCGGCGGCTGGGCGAGCCCTCCCCCGCGGTGATGTGA
- a CDS encoding TSUP family transporter: MRTLVLLGLVGFAAQLVDGSLGMAYGVTSSTLLLAVTANPAAASATVHLAEIGTTLVSGLSHWRFGNVDWKVVAKIGVPGGIGAFAGATFLSGVSTETAAPVMSLILLALGTYLLVRFTLRGLPVRRDPRPPGKRFLTPLGLVAGFVDATGGGGWGPVGTPAILASGRMEPRKVIGSIDTSEFIVAVAASVGFLIGLGTENIDFAWVGVLLAGGVIAAPIAAYLVRIVPPRILGSAVGGMIVLTNSRTIMRSDWIDAPGGVRAAVYVVIVVVWVAALAYSIRAHRAQQRAAAVAGESELAAVSR; this comes from the coding sequence GTGCGCACGCTCGTCCTGCTGGGCCTGGTCGGTTTCGCCGCCCAGCTCGTCGACGGCAGTCTCGGCATGGCCTACGGGGTCACTTCCAGCACGCTGCTGCTCGCCGTGACGGCGAACCCCGCGGCGGCGTCGGCCACCGTCCACCTCGCCGAGATCGGCACCACGCTGGTCTCCGGCCTGTCGCACTGGCGGTTCGGCAACGTCGACTGGAAGGTCGTCGCGAAGATCGGCGTCCCCGGCGGCATCGGGGCGTTCGCCGGCGCGACGTTCCTGTCCGGCGTCTCCACCGAGACCGCGGCGCCGGTCATGTCGCTGATCCTGCTGGCTCTCGGCACCTACCTGCTGGTCCGCTTCACGCTGCGCGGGCTGCCGGTGCGGCGCGACCCGCGGCCGCCGGGCAAGCGGTTCCTCACCCCGCTCGGACTGGTCGCCGGCTTCGTCGACGCCACCGGCGGCGGTGGCTGGGGCCCCGTCGGCACCCCCGCCATCCTGGCCAGCGGCCGCATGGAGCCGCGCAAGGTGATCGGCTCGATCGACACCAGCGAGTTCATCGTCGCCGTCGCCGCCAGCGTGGGCTTCCTCATCGGGCTGGGGACCGAGAACATCGACTTCGCCTGGGTCGGCGTGCTGCTGGCCGGCGGCGTCATCGCCGCGCCGATCGCCGCGTACCTGGTGCGCATCGTCCCGCCGCGGATCCTCGGCTCGGCGGTGGGCGGCATGATCGTGCTGACCAACAGCCGGACCATCATGCGCAGCGACTGGATCGACGCGCCCGGTGGCGTGCGGGCCGCCGTCTACGTCGTCATCGTCGTGGTGTGGGTGGCCGCGCTGGCCTACTCGATCCGCGCGCACCGAGCTCAGCAGCGGGCGGCCGCCGTGGCCGGCGAGAGTGAGCTGGCCGCCGTCAGTCGATGA
- a CDS encoding GntG family PLP-dependent aldolase: MIDLRSDTVTRPTAAMLAAMSTAETGDDVYDEDPSVHALEERVAALLGHEAGLFTVSGSLANVLGVRSLVAPGQELLCEERAHVVRAELGAHAVTQGVTTRTWSDQRGHVDLDAVRRLMTPDAGPYMVSTAAVAVENTHNFAGGTVQPLDTLRELRALVDPVGVRLHLDGARLWNAHVATGVALADYGRLFDTVSVCLSKGLGAPVGSVLVGSAAAVAEARVWRKRLGAGWRQAGVLAAAGLHALDHHVERLADDHAHARLIAEAVAEADPGAVDPASVETNIVILDVGERAAAVVDRARAEGVLTGIVGPGLVRLITHLDVAPADAQRAAKVLAGAVAG, from the coding sequence GTGATCGACCTGCGCAGCGACACCGTCACGCGGCCCACCGCCGCCATGCTGGCCGCGATGTCCACCGCCGAGACCGGCGACGACGTCTACGACGAGGACCCCTCGGTCCACGCCCTCGAGGAGCGGGTCGCCGCCCTGCTGGGCCACGAGGCCGGGCTGTTCACGGTCAGCGGGTCGCTGGCCAACGTGCTCGGGGTCCGGTCGCTGGTCGCGCCGGGCCAGGAGCTGCTCTGCGAAGAGCGGGCGCACGTGGTCCGGGCCGAGCTCGGCGCGCACGCCGTCACGCAGGGCGTCACCACGCGCACCTGGTCCGACCAGCGCGGGCACGTCGACCTCGACGCCGTCCGGCGCCTCATGACCCCCGACGCGGGTCCGTACATGGTGTCGACGGCGGCGGTGGCGGTCGAGAACACCCACAACTTCGCCGGCGGGACGGTGCAGCCGCTCGACACGCTGCGCGAGCTGCGCGCGCTGGTCGACCCCGTCGGCGTCCGGCTGCACCTCGACGGCGCCCGGCTCTGGAACGCGCACGTCGCCACCGGCGTCGCGCTGGCCGACTACGGCCGGCTGTTCGACACCGTCTCCGTCTGCCTGTCCAAGGGCCTGGGCGCGCCGGTCGGCTCGGTGCTCGTCGGCTCGGCCGCGGCCGTCGCCGAGGCGCGGGTCTGGCGCAAGCGGCTCGGTGCCGGCTGGCGGCAGGCCGGCGTGCTGGCGGCGGCCGGTCTGCACGCGCTGGACCACCACGTCGAGCGGCTGGCCGATGACCACGCGCACGCCCGGCTCATCGCCGAGGCGGTCGCCGAGGCCGACCCCGGCGCCGTCGACCCCGCCTCCGTCGAGACGAACATCGTCATCCTCGACGTGGGCGAGCGGGCGGCCGCCGTCGTCGACCGGGCCCGGGCCGAGGGCGTGCTCACCGGCATCGTCGGGCCGGGGCTGGTCCGGCTCATCACGCACCTCGACGTCGCGCCCGCGGACGCCCAGCGTGCGGCCAAGGTGCTCGCCGGAGCGGTCGCAGGCTGA
- a CDS encoding putative leader peptide: MPELLLTQRRAVDLMRVASQLCR, encoded by the coding sequence ATGCCCGAGCTGCTGCTCACCCAGCGACGCGCCGTCGATCTGATGCGCGTCGCCAGCCAGCTCTGTCGCTGA
- a CDS encoding sulfate ABC transporter substrate-binding protein, with amino-acid sequence MSTRTRAAAAALVLAGGLTLAACGGDDADSASGGEETTLSIVGFAVPEAANVAIAEAWNQTDEGAGVRFRSSYGASGDQSRAVESGLEADYVHFSVTSDVTRLVDAGLVEDTWDDGPNKGVVSSSVVVLAVRPGNPENIQGWDDIVKPGIEIVTPNPASSGAARWNALAAWGHVAANGGTDAEAEEYLRQLFANVVALPNSGRDATTSFLGGTGDVLLAYENETILATQNGEELDWVIPDTTILIENPGAVLTDADPKAQEWLDFVLSEDGQRQFALKGFRPIIDGVDTSGIEGALDPDDPFPTPEHLLTVENDFESWSALSDKFFAEEGGIITTIIAESGKAQ; translated from the coding sequence ATGAGCACCCGAACCAGAGCAGCAGCGGCCGCGCTCGTCCTCGCCGGCGGCCTGACGCTCGCGGCCTGCGGGGGCGACGACGCCGACTCCGCGTCCGGCGGCGAGGAGACGACGCTGTCGATCGTGGGCTTCGCGGTCCCCGAGGCGGCGAACGTCGCGATCGCCGAAGCGTGGAACCAGACCGACGAGGGCGCCGGCGTGCGCTTCCGCAGCTCCTATGGGGCCTCCGGCGACCAGAGCCGCGCGGTCGAGTCCGGCCTCGAGGCCGACTACGTCCACTTCTCCGTCACCAGCGACGTGACCCGGCTGGTCGACGCCGGGCTGGTCGAGGACACCTGGGACGACGGCCCGAACAAGGGCGTCGTCTCGTCGTCGGTCGTCGTGCTGGCGGTCCGGCCCGGCAACCCCGAGAACATCCAGGGCTGGGACGACATCGTGAAGCCGGGCATCGAGATCGTCACGCCGAACCCGGCGTCGTCCGGGGCGGCCCGCTGGAACGCGCTCGCCGCCTGGGGGCACGTCGCCGCGAACGGCGGCACCGACGCCGAGGCCGAGGAGTACCTGCGCCAGCTCTTCGCCAACGTCGTCGCGCTGCCCAACAGCGGCCGCGACGCCACCACCAGCTTCCTCGGCGGCACCGGCGACGTCCTGCTCGCCTACGAGAACGAGACGATCCTGGCCACGCAGAACGGCGAGGAGCTGGACTGGGTCATCCCCGACACCACGATCCTCATCGAGAACCCGGGCGCAGTGCTGACGGACGCCGACCCGAAGGCGCAGGAGTGGCTGGACTTCGTGCTCAGCGAGGACGGCCAGCGGCAGTTCGCCCTCAAGGGCTTCCGGCCGATCATCGACGGCGTCGACACCAGCGGCATCGAGGGCGCGCTGGACCCCGACGACCCGTTCCCCACCCCGGAGCACCTGCTCACCGTCGAGAACGACTTCGAGAGCTGGAGCGCACTCTCGGACAAGTTCTTCGCCGAAGAGGGCGGCATCATCACGACGATCATCGCCGAGTCCGGGAAGGCGCAGTGA
- the cysT gene encoding sulfate ABC transporter permease subunit CysT, protein MLWFSLLVLIPLTAVVATAAGGGWSGFWQAVTNEQTAAAIRLTVGTALLVTVVNVVMGTLIAWVLVRDRFAGQRALEVLIDVPFALPTIVAGLVLLSLYGPDSPLGIDVANTRAAVFLAFLFVTLPFVVRTVQPVLAELDREVEEAAASLGASRLTTFRRIILPALTPAIAAGAALSFARGVSEYGSLVLLSGNLPMQTEVTSVRILSSIENDNLDNAAAVAAVLLAISFAVIVALDVIQRRVGRRG, encoded by the coding sequence ATGCTCTGGTTCAGCCTGCTGGTGCTGATCCCGCTGACGGCGGTCGTCGCGACGGCGGCCGGCGGCGGCTGGAGCGGGTTCTGGCAGGCCGTCACCAACGAGCAGACAGCGGCGGCGATCCGGCTCACCGTCGGGACGGCACTGCTGGTCACCGTGGTCAACGTGGTCATGGGGACGCTGATCGCGTGGGTGCTGGTGCGCGACCGGTTCGCCGGCCAGCGGGCACTCGAGGTGCTGATCGACGTCCCGTTCGCGCTGCCGACGATCGTCGCCGGGCTGGTGCTGCTCTCGCTGTACGGGCCGGACAGCCCGCTCGGCATCGACGTCGCCAACACGCGCGCGGCCGTCTTCCTGGCGTTCCTGTTCGTGACGCTGCCGTTCGTGGTGCGGACGGTACAGCCGGTCCTCGCCGAGCTGGACCGCGAGGTCGAGGAGGCGGCCGCGTCGCTGGGCGCCTCGCGGCTCACCACGTTCCGGCGGATCATCCTGCCCGCGCTGACGCCGGCGATCGCGGCCGGCGCGGCACTCTCCTTCGCCCGCGGTGTCAGCGAGTACGGCTCGCTGGTGCTGCTGTCGGGCAACCTGCCGATGCAGACGGAGGTGACGTCGGTGCGGATCCTGAGCAGCATCGAGAACGACAACCTCGACAACGCGGCGGCGGTGGCGGCCGTCCTGCTGGCCATCTCGTTCGCGGTCATCGTCGCGCTCGACGTCATCCAGCGCCGGGTGGGCCGCCGTGGGTAG
- a CDS encoding sulfate ABC transporter permease subunit, producing the protein MGRGRGPGRFVARAVVTAYLFLLVAWPLWLVAQNTFDGGLENLRGIVEDPDVVHALQLTVVVAVVAVVINTVFGVGISILIVRYEFPGRRLLNALLDVPLSVSPIVVGLALVLVYGGRSGWFGPGLESAGLQVIFATPGIVLATTFVALPLVIREVVPVLEEIGTEQEQAAQSLGATALQTFRRITLPAIRWGVTYGAVLSLARSLGEFGAVKVVSGNVLGETRTATLVVEEKYLNFDQGGAYATAFLLALVAVACIVIVSVIRPKEEPR; encoded by the coding sequence GTGGGTAGGGGGCGTGGACCGGGCCGGTTCGTCGCACGGGCGGTGGTGACGGCGTACCTGTTCCTGCTGGTCGCGTGGCCGCTCTGGCTGGTCGCCCAGAACACGTTCGACGGCGGTCTCGAGAACCTGCGCGGGATCGTCGAGGACCCCGACGTCGTGCACGCGCTGCAGCTCACTGTGGTGGTCGCGGTCGTCGCCGTCGTCATCAACACGGTGTTCGGCGTGGGCATCTCGATCCTCATCGTCCGCTACGAGTTCCCCGGCCGGCGGCTGCTGAACGCGCTGCTCGACGTGCCGCTCTCGGTGTCGCCGATCGTGGTCGGCCTGGCGCTGGTGCTGGTCTACGGCGGCCGCTCCGGCTGGTTCGGGCCCGGCCTGGAGTCCGCCGGACTGCAGGTGATCTTCGCGACGCCCGGGATCGTCCTGGCGACGACGTTCGTGGCACTGCCGCTGGTCATCCGCGAGGTCGTCCCCGTGCTCGAGGAGATCGGCACCGAGCAGGAGCAGGCGGCGCAGAGCCTGGGCGCGACGGCGCTGCAGACGTTCCGCCGCATCACGCTGCCGGCCATCCGGTGGGGCGTCACGTACGGCGCGGTGCTCAGCCTGGCGCGGTCGCTGGGCGAGTTCGGCGCCGTCAAGGTCGTCTCCGGCAACGTCCTCGGCGAGACCCGCACCGCCACGCTCGTCGTCGAGGAGAAGTACCTGAACTTCGACCAGGGCGGCGCCTACGCCACCGCGTTCCTGCTGGCACTGGTCGCCGTCGCGTGCATCGTCATCGTGTCCGTCATCCGGCCGAAGGAAGAACCCCGTTGA
- a CDS encoding sulfate/molybdate ABC transporter ATP-binding protein gives MSIEITGVTKRFGDFVALEDVSVSIPSGQLTALLGPSGGGKSTLLRIIAGLEHADTGTVGIEGLDATHLPARKRNVGFVFQHYAAFKHLSVRRNVAFGLEIRKRPKDEIQRRVDELLKLVHLEQFADRLPAQLSGGQRQRMALARALAVEPTVLLLDEPFGALDAKVRKELREWLRRLHDEVHVTTVFVTHDQEEALEVADEIVVINEGRVEQVGTPDELYDSPAGDFVMRFLGPVTQLGSELVRPHDVALSLGADDPDAVAGRVARVVRVGFEVRVEVSTGEQVVLATMTRTEFLRLGLGVGSTVSVRVVPGAPVVSTGSGGSAVQSGLEVRAG, from the coding sequence TTGAGCATCGAGATCACCGGCGTGACCAAGCGCTTCGGCGACTTCGTGGCGCTCGAGGACGTGTCCGTCAGCATCCCGTCGGGGCAGCTCACCGCGCTGCTCGGCCCGTCGGGCGGCGGCAAGTCGACACTGCTGCGGATCATCGCCGGGCTGGAGCACGCCGACACCGGCACCGTCGGCATCGAGGGCCTCGACGCCACCCATCTGCCCGCGCGCAAGCGCAACGTCGGCTTCGTCTTCCAGCACTACGCCGCGTTCAAGCACCTGTCCGTGCGCCGCAACGTCGCGTTCGGGCTCGAGATCCGCAAGCGGCCCAAGGACGAGATCCAGCGCCGCGTCGACGAGCTGCTGAAGCTCGTCCACCTCGAGCAGTTCGCCGACCGGCTGCCGGCACAGCTCTCCGGCGGGCAGCGGCAGCGGATGGCGCTGGCCCGGGCGCTCGCCGTCGAACCGACCGTGCTGCTGCTGGACGAGCCGTTCGGCGCCCTGGACGCGAAGGTCCGCAAGGAGCTGCGCGAGTGGCTGCGCCGCCTGCACGACGAGGTGCACGTCACCACTGTCTTCGTCACGCACGACCAGGAGGAGGCGCTCGAGGTCGCCGACGAGATCGTCGTCATCAACGAGGGCCGGGTCGAGCAGGTCGGCACCCCCGACGAGCTGTACGACTCCCCCGCTGGCGACTTCGTCATGCGCTTCCTCGGCCCGGTGACGCAGCTCGGCTCCGAGCTGGTGCGGCCGCACGACGTCGCGCTCTCCCTCGGTGCCGACGATCCCGACGCCGTCGCCGGCCGGGTCGCGCGGGTGGTGCGGGTCGGGTTCGAGGTGCGGGTCGAGGTCAGCACCGGCGAGCAGGTCGTGCTCGCCACGATGACCCGGACGGAGTTCCTCCGGCTGGGTCTCGGCGTCGGGTCGACGGTGTCCGTGCGGGTCGTGCCCGGCGCGCCGGTCGTCTCGACCGGTTCCGGTGGTTCTGCAGTTCAGTCCGGTCTGGAGGTTCGTGCGGGATGA
- a CDS encoding NAD(P)H-dependent oxidoreductase yields MSIVTVVGNPRAGSRTLGVATALSSAAAARSGGALSEGPVFDLAGFGGQWLGSLSPDGESALEAAAAASVLVVATPTYKASYTGLLKAFLDRLPGGALRGTVAVPVTVAAAPTHRFVADLQLRPVLAELGATLPVPSFVIEERELPDLLALAERWAGDHGPVLAATTGALAAA; encoded by the coding sequence ATGAGCATCGTGACAGTGGTCGGCAACCCGAGGGCCGGGTCGCGCACACTGGGGGTGGCGACGGCGTTGTCGTCGGCGGCCGCGGCGCGTTCTGGCGGCGCGCTCTCCGAGGGGCCGGTGTTCGACCTCGCCGGGTTCGGCGGGCAGTGGCTCGGCTCGCTCTCGCCGGACGGCGAGTCGGCGCTCGAGGCGGCCGCGGCCGCCTCGGTGCTGGTCGTCGCGACGCCGACGTACAAGGCCAGCTACACCGGGCTGCTCAAGGCGTTCCTCGACCGGCTACCCGGCGGTGCGCTGCGCGGGACGGTGGCCGTGCCGGTCACCGTCGCCGCCGCGCCGACCCATCGGTTCGTCGCCGACCTGCAGCTGCGTCCCGTCCTCGCCGAGCTGGGCGCCACTCTCCCGGTGCCGTCGTTCGTGATCGAGGAGCGCGAGCTGCCCGACCTACTGGCGCTCGCCGAGCGCTGGGCGGGCGACCACGGCCCCGTCCTGGCGGCGACGACGGGCGCGCTGGCGGCCGCCTGA